TAAAGAAAACTAAAAATACAGAATCTCTCTAACCTCTTCACTTTGTTAGCTATCTTGCTTAAATAAACAGAAATACATAAATAATCGGATTATCAATTATTTATGTATTTCTGTTTATTCTTTTTCACAAGATGATTATTGAGATAAGATAAATTAATAAAATATTCATCAATATAAATGTTTTTAAAAGAAGCCATTCTATTAATTAAAGGATGGATCATTAAGGAAACATAGCTTCTGCGTAATTTATCTTAGATACAAAAATTTAATGAAGATAAATTACTTTTTTAATTTAAGTTATTTTTCAATCAAGTGATAAATATCTGAAACAATTCAGTGTTATATTGGATAAAAATAGTCAATTGATCATAAGATTTTATTCAAAAAATTGCAGAATATCTGAATAAGTTGAGTGATTGAATAGATTACCTTTTCTTAGAATATGCTATAATTTAAACAAAATAAATGATTTTGGTTTTTGGTTAATGCTTAATAATCTATATAACTAGATAGACAGGAGAATGCAATGGTGGAGACAATGAAAACGGAAAAACAAAAAATGATAGCTGGAGAATTATATGATGCTGGCGCTACCGAATTGATTTCAGATCGAAAACTTGCAAGGAAACAAATGACATTGATCAATGGAGAAAAAGATCGCTCTAAGCGTTCCCAATTATTGAAACAAACATTTGGATCTTCTGAGGGTAGGATCACTATAGAGCCAACATTTAGTTTTGATTACGGCTTTAATATTCATGTTGGCAAAGATTTTTATGCTAATTTCAACAATATTTTTTTAGATGTTTGTCCGATTTACATAGGAGACAATTGTATGTTTGGCCCAAATGTTCAATTATATACAGCAGCCCATCCATTGGAATTTCAGGAAAGAAATAAGGGCCTTGAATATGGTAAACCTATTACTATTGGAAACAATGTCTGGCTTGGTGGCGGCACTATCATAATACCTGGAGTTAAGCTTGGAGATAATGTAGTAGTTGCTGCTGGATCGGTTGTAACTAAATCATTTCCAGCTGATTGTGTCATTGGTGGTAATCCTGCTAAAATGATAAAAAAAATTGAAACTGCAGAAATAGAAGATCCACTGATGAAAAATAGAATGGAAATTAATCAAATTGATAAAAAAATTATTCAATTATTAGAACAACGAATGTCAATTGTTTCAACAATTGCCTCAATTAAAAAAGAAAGAAAAATACCAATTTTAGATACAAATCGTGAAGGTGAAGTAATAGAGATAGTGAGGGAAGAGCTGATTGAAAAGGATTATGAAGAGAGCATTCTTGCCATATTTCAATCTATACTTA
The genomic region above belongs to Melissococcus plutonius ATCC 35311 and contains:
- a CDS encoding chorismate mutase — encoded protein: MVETMKTEKQKMIAGELYDAGATELISDRKLARKQMTLINGEKDRSKRSQLLKQTFGSSEGRITIEPTFSFDYGFNIHVGKDFYANFNNIFLDVCPIYIGDNCMFGPNVQLYTAAHPLEFQERNKGLEYGKPITIGNNVWLGGGTIIIPGVKLGDNVVVAAGSVVTKSFPADCVIGGNPAKMIKKIETAEIEDPLMKNRMEINQIDKKIIQLLEQRMSIVSTIASIKKERKIPILDTNREGEVIEIVREELIEKDYEESILAIFQSILIQSKEFQKKLNQTGD